A single window of Sporosarcina sp. FSL W7-1349 DNA harbors:
- a CDS encoding DNA internalization-related competence protein ComEC/Rec2, which yields MELIWSENARIDGGRLKGFAKNLSGETYYVIYKLADEKEKELFLTAHLSSFIFTFSGNLKGPDLPAHEFSFDMKKYMRMYGAAAIFETETLIGMKENDRFTAQLSKQRRKVKEQIQAVFPESLISEAEALLIGDRGGMDERLAADYRTLGITHLFAISGLHVGLLVFLMREAMLRLAIRKETVDMLLILALPFYAVLAGGAPSVWRAVSVTVMVLLAASGRLRIRLDDAIAISAIAFILYQPFVVFQPGFQLSYMAACSLIHSSAILGKSTQPLTVSFLVTMISQVALYPVLLHHFHELSISSLLVNLVYVPLYSVIILPANLILLGISYISPLLAGFLFMPYVPFRTGIAVVTEWLASLPYQLWTPGRPSAFLLVMASAGTLLFLVGMERGIRKSWMAAGLLVPALLIHCVPYFDKALHVTFLDVGQGDSIVIELPYRKAVYLIDTGGSVSFGAPDWRTPDQPFEIGRQIVVPYLKGRGITTVDKLILTHADADHIEGADEVMEELNVKEIHVSPGSREEMAMDDVNRLAAEKGIPLLEREAGLFWEDGNAGFRYAAPAANRIYEGNDSSLVLLMKTTGPSFLFTGDLEADGEERFLRQYGQSRFGPVILKAGHHGSRTSSTEPFVKALRPILTIFSAGRNNRYGHPHPEVVETFERLGLPTLSTAESGSITVTVEKERWSVKTMN from the coding sequence TATACAAACTTGCGGATGAAAAAGAGAAGGAACTCTTCCTAACTGCCCATTTGTCATCTTTCATCTTCACGTTCTCAGGCAATTTGAAAGGGCCCGATCTCCCGGCACATGAATTTTCCTTTGATATGAAAAAGTATATGAGGATGTATGGGGCCGCTGCCATTTTTGAGACGGAGACCCTCATCGGAATGAAGGAAAATGACCGCTTCACAGCACAGCTTTCCAAACAACGGAGAAAGGTGAAGGAACAGATCCAGGCAGTTTTTCCTGAATCTTTGATATCGGAGGCGGAGGCGCTGCTGATCGGAGACCGGGGTGGAATGGATGAGCGGCTCGCTGCCGATTATCGCACGCTTGGCATCACACATTTATTCGCCATTTCCGGCCTACATGTCGGATTGCTTGTATTTCTGATGAGGGAGGCCATGCTCCGCTTGGCAATACGGAAAGAGACGGTGGATATGCTGCTGATCCTAGCCTTGCCATTTTATGCTGTGCTGGCTGGTGGGGCGCCTTCCGTCTGGCGAGCCGTTTCAGTCACAGTGATGGTCTTGCTTGCCGCTTCGGGCCGGTTGCGAATCCGGCTCGATGACGCCATTGCGATAAGCGCCATTGCTTTCATCTTGTATCAGCCCTTTGTCGTCTTCCAACCTGGTTTTCAATTGTCCTATATGGCAGCCTGTTCCCTGATCCATTCATCCGCCATCCTGGGGAAATCAACCCAACCACTGACCGTCTCTTTTCTCGTGACCATGATTAGCCAAGTTGCGCTTTATCCGGTCTTGCTCCATCATTTTCACGAGTTATCGATATCTTCCTTATTGGTGAATTTAGTTTATGTACCACTCTATTCCGTCATTATTCTGCCGGCTAATCTAATCCTGCTCGGTATTAGTTATATCTCGCCTCTGCTAGCCGGGTTCCTGTTCATGCCGTATGTCCCTTTCCGAACTGGGATCGCCGTTGTGACGGAATGGCTTGCCTCTCTTCCTTACCAGCTTTGGACACCCGGCCGACCGTCGGCTTTTCTGCTGGTGATGGCTAGCGCGGGGACGCTGCTGTTCCTGGTCGGGATGGAACGAGGGATCCGGAAATCGTGGATGGCAGCCGGTCTGCTCGTTCCTGCATTGCTGATCCACTGCGTGCCTTATTTCGACAAAGCGCTTCATGTGACATTCCTGGATGTCGGACAAGGGGATAGTATTGTCATTGAACTACCTTATCGCAAGGCGGTGTATTTGATTGACACGGGAGGGTCCGTTTCATTCGGGGCACCCGACTGGAGGACCCCTGACCAGCCTTTTGAAATCGGTCGGCAAATTGTCGTTCCTTATCTGAAAGGGAGAGGTATCACGACCGTCGACAAACTCATCCTGACCCATGCAGATGCTGATCATATCGAAGGGGCTGATGAAGTGATGGAAGAGCTGAATGTGAAGGAGATCCATGTTTCGCCTGGAAGCCGCGAAGAGATGGCAATGGATGATGTCAATCGGCTGGCGGCTGAAAAGGGGATCCCTCTGCTAGAAAGGGAGGCCGGCCTGTTTTGGGAAGATGGGAATGCCGGATTCCGATATGCAGCTCCGGCGGCAAATAGGATATATGAAGGAAATGACAGTTCTCTAGTGCTCCTTATGAAAACGACAGGGCCATCATTTTTATTTACAGGAGATTTGGAGGCGGACGGGGAAGAGCGGTTTCTTCGCCAGTATGGGCAATCCCGTTTTGGACCGGTCATTTTGAAAGCCGGGCATCACGGCAGCCGGACGTCGAGCACTGAACCTTTTGTAAAAGCATTGCGACCGATACTGACCATCTTTTCGGCCGGACGGAATAATCGGTACGGTCATCCGCATCCGGAAGTGGTCGAGACATTCGAGCGGCTCGGCTTGCCGACGTTATCCACTGCGGAATCGGGTTCGATCACGGTCACGGTAGAAAAGGAAAGATGGAGCGTTAAAACGATGAACTAA
- the holA gene encoding DNA polymerase III subunit delta, translating to MATAIWKKIDAGKIDPIYLLTGPEQHLIDETISRLKKSILPLDEEDVIRFDLEETPVETVIEEADTIPFLADRKLIIAGNANFLKAQEKAREKVVHNVEVLAAWLKDPSPTSTVVFVAPYEKLDGRKTITKLMKETATVVEAERIQGKDLFTWVQQEAGSHGVRITPEAAEYLVKMGGDDLLSLSSEISKMAMYLGQSGNITETIIEELVPRTPEMDVFRLTDAYITGKTADAILIYNDLLRNGEEPIMLTSLIASQIRLMIHVGTLRKKGYPQHQIAKTVNVHPYRVKLVMENRNIPHAERLLSVLDQLAGIDHQLKTSSGRRERILELFLMAPLKR from the coding sequence GTGGCAACCGCGATTTGGAAAAAAATAGACGCGGGCAAAATCGATCCCATCTATTTGCTGACCGGGCCCGAGCAGCATTTGATCGATGAGACGATCAGCCGGTTGAAAAAATCGATCCTTCCCTTGGATGAAGAGGATGTCATCCGGTTTGATCTGGAGGAGACTCCGGTAGAGACGGTTATCGAAGAAGCGGATACCATTCCCTTTCTTGCGGACCGGAAACTGATCATTGCGGGGAATGCCAATTTTTTAAAGGCTCAAGAGAAGGCGAGAGAAAAAGTGGTCCATAATGTGGAGGTGTTGGCTGCTTGGTTGAAGGATCCATCCCCGACTTCGACAGTTGTATTTGTCGCCCCATATGAAAAATTGGATGGACGCAAGACGATCACCAAACTAATGAAAGAGACTGCAACGGTCGTCGAGGCGGAACGCATCCAGGGAAAGGATCTGTTCACGTGGGTCCAACAAGAAGCGGGTTCCCATGGTGTTCGGATCACACCGGAAGCGGCGGAATATCTCGTTAAAATGGGGGGAGATGACCTCTTATCCCTGTCATCCGAAATTTCTAAAATGGCCATGTATTTGGGTCAATCCGGCAATATAACGGAAACGATCATCGAAGAACTGGTCCCAAGGACACCTGAAATGGATGTTTTCCGTCTGACTGATGCGTATATAACAGGAAAAACGGCGGACGCGATCTTAATCTATAATGATTTATTGAGAAACGGGGAAGAGCCGATCATGTTGACGTCACTGATTGCCAGTCAAATCCGCTTGATGATCCATGTCGGAACGTTACGGAAAAAAGGCTATCCGCAACATCAGATTGCTAAAACAGTGAATGTCCATCCATATCGGGTGAAGTTAGTGATGGAAAATCGGAATATCCCCCACGCGGAACGCCTGTTATCAGTTCTTGACCAATTGGCCGGCATCGACCATCAATTAAAGACCTCTAGCGGGAGACGGGAGCGCATCTTGGAACTCTTCCTGATGGCGCCTTTGAAACGGTGA
- a CDS encoding YqzM family protein, with the protein MNEFEHDVQSKENDAVYSGVGFAVSFVAFSLIFIVATVIDFVAR; encoded by the coding sequence ATGAACGAATTTGAACATGATGTACAATCGAAAGAAAATGATGCGGTATACTCTGGCGTTGGCTTTGCGGTTTCTTTCGTAGCTTTTTCACTTATCTTTATTGTTGCTACAGTTATCGACTTCGTTGCACGATAA